gtcactcgggttggcctttttgaccgactgggagcgacacgtgaaaatgtgcttgaagagaccccagtgtggccgacaacccaagaaattttcgcatagagacacgaaagcagcaagatacacgatggtgttggggggaaagtgatgaagttgtgctccaaagaaattcaagaaagctcggaaaaaatgatggggaggcaaagaaaatccacggtcgatgtgagtggcgaggaggacgcactcaccctcccgcggtcgaggttcggtctcatcctccgggagctgcGCCGATCCGTGAGGAATCAGCCCCTCCTCCGCCagatcgtcgaggtcgtcctggcaGATCGTCaaccggatccagtcgccctggatccaaccgcGCGGCAAaccggaccgcgacgaggatccgcccctgctggactttttccccttcgccttcgccgtcgccttcttcgcgcgctccagagccatCGTCTTTTCTTTCCCCATCACTGCGGACGGAGCTCGAACGGAGCGGCGGCGCTGGACCAGGAGCAGGCGCAGTGGGGAAAactgagaaggaagaagaagaatgaggacgcactgttcaaaaccccggtccgacgccttatatggggttgcttccgagtgactgacctgtaggcccgggcgatcttatcaaatcccgcaacagtcgcgcgcgcaatacgtggcaaaaaaggcggcatgggaatcgaggcggccttgccttatccagcccgattactgcggcctcctccgccctgcgtgcttcccgaaattcgaatcccgcgagatccgcgggcagcagaacaacttgtcagacgaaAGATCTCCTCCACATTAGCACTCGGACCTCTTccagcaaaagttcactcgacaaaaccaggaatggatcaaggcgactgaaaaagaagttggtgtcacgACCTCGGTTCGTCGATCCAAAACAAGACACACCCGAAGCGCGAAAAATGagtcggaagtattttcaactccttctccactcaaaccccggtccattcgggggctaatgatgaggacatgtatctagggtagggtcacaggcctgacctaagtaccctccccaaggacatcactctaaagccagaagcattcgaggggtaccattatccactcgaccagaaatatttccactcggaggaatcaaggtcactcgaccgtaacaagaaacactcgacggacagaagacctaaagtcactctacacaacAATGGTCGGGCGttaactcctagacttaatagccatttCTAACACCTTAttacggacgttaccagtaacacccccctcttgatgtaccttaaattcCTTGTAACGtaggctggctggggtcctggcgcactctatataagccactcccctccacatgcacaaaggttcgcaccccctgtaacacacatgcatataatccaatcgaccgcctccgggcaccgagacgtagggcttttacttcctccgagaaggacctgaactcgtaaaactcgtgtgtacaattTTTTTATAGCTAGGATCTTGCTTCTACATATCTACCCttcattctactgtcagacttagaaccataaCAGAGGGTGCAGAAGCCGCAAGTGAAACTGTCTCCTGGTGCTGAACCACTGATGCGAATGGCCAAATCGTTGAAGCTCGCGTGCCACTGAAGCGTGAAGGTCTACATGCCAGAGCCAGTTTTAACAGAGGAAACAAGAGGCGGAAAAGGAAGAAATCGCAAAACCAGATAAAGCCCACTCTCCCGCCCCTCCACCACTCGCTCTCCCGGCCTCCTCCAGTCTACCACCACCAtgcccgcctccctcctccccccgACCTTCCTCCCCCACCACCGCCAgcgccaccgcctccgcctccccctccccgtaCCCAGCTGCACCACCTCGtccgcctccgtctccgtctccgccgCCGGCCCCGCCAGCCGCTACGACTTCGAGCCGCTGCTCGCCTACCTCTCCGACCCCTCCACGGTCGCCTCGCTCACCTCGCCGTCCCCTCCGCCCACCGTGCCGGCCCCCGAGCGCCGCCTCGCCGCGTCCTACTCCGCCGTGCCGTCGCACGAGTGGCACGCTCTGCTGCGGGGCCTCGCCGCCAGCGACGCGTCCCTGCCGCTCGCCTTCGCGCTGCTCCCCTTCCTCCAGCGCCACCGCCTCTGCTTCCCGCTCGACCTGCTCCTCTCCTCGCTCATCCACTCgctctccgtctccggccgcctgCTCCCTCACTCGCTGCTGCTCTCCTTCCCGCCCTCCCTCTCCGACCCGCCCTCCCCGCTGCTGCTCAACTCCctcctcgccgcctccgccgccgcctcccgccccgcCATCGCGCTGCGCCTCCTCGCGCTCATCCGCGAGCACAACTTCCTCCCGGACCTCGCCTCCTACTCGCACCTCCTCGCCTCGCTGCTCAACACGCGGGACCCGCCCGACGCCGCCCTCCTCGAGCGCCTCCTCGGTGACCTCAGGGAGTCGCGCCTCGAGCCGGACGCGCCGCTCTTCTCCGACCTCATCTCCGCCTTCGCGCGGGCCGCGCTCCCGGACGCAGCGCTCGAGCTCCTCGCCTCCGCGCAGGCCATCGGGCTCACGCCACGCTCCAATGCCGTCACCGCGCTCATCTCCGCGCTCGGCATCGCCGGTCGCGTGCCCGAGGCTGAAGCGCTATTCTTGGAATTCTTCCTTGCCGGGGAAATCAAACCGAGGACACGCGCGTACAACGCGCTGCTCAAAGGGTATGTCAAAATTGGGTCGCTCAAGAACGCTGAGCACGTGCTCGATGAAATGTCAGAGTGCGGGGTTGCGCCCGATGAGGCCACTTACAGCTTGCTCGTGGACGCGTACACGAGGGCTGGAAGATGGGAGAGTGCAAGGATACTGCTCAAGGAGATGGAAGCTGACGGAGTTAAACCGAGCTCGTATGTGTTCAGCCGGATCCTTGCGGGGTTCCGTGACAGGGGGGATTGGCAGAAGGCATTTGCGGTGCTACGTGAGATGCATGCAAGCGGTGTGCAGCCGGATCGGCATTTCTACAATGTCATGATAGATACATTTGGGAAGTACAATTGCCTTGGGCACGCCATGGATGTGTTTAACCGGATGCGAGGAGAAGGGATTGAACCGGATGTTGTCACATGGAACACACTTATTGATGCGCATTGTAAGGGAGGGCGGCATGATCGCGCCATGGAGCTGTTTAAGGAGATGCGTGAAAGTAACTGCCCACCAGGCACGACCACATATAACATCATGATCAATTTGCTTGGTGAACAAGAGCGATGGGTGGGGGTGGAAACAATGATGTCAGAGATGAAGGAACAGGGCTTGGTTCCCAACATTATCACCTACACTACACTTGTGGATGTGTATGGGAGGTCTGGTAGGTACAAGGAGGCAATTGATTGCATTGAGGCGATGAAAGCTGACGGACTGAAGCCATCGCCCACCATGTACCATGCCCTTGTCAATGCATATGCGCAAAGGGTATGGAACGTTTTTAGTGTGGATTTTTTGTTATGGCTTATGATTGACCATGAATGTTCCTTGCCAATTTGCTTAGTTCCCTAGCTAACCATCTCTGATAACGTTGATGCAAAACTGTCGCTGATTGTACACTTAACAATATTGTTTCATACTAGCCAGCACTTTTCTACTAACAAGAATCTGCATAATCTAATGATGCATTTGAATCTGTAGTTCTATATGTTCTGGATCTTTTGTTTTCATTTGCCTGACTTGTTAGTGGTATACAATATGATAAGATTGTTGCAGTGGCAATACACATGTGTCATTCAACTTAACATTCTATTTCTCATAATTCATGGATGGACCATTTCCAGGGTTTAGCAGACCATGCGTTAAATGTTGTCAAGGCCATGAGAGCGGATGGACTCGAGGCTAGCACGGTAGTGCTCAACTCATTGATTAACGCCTTTGGTGAGGATAGAAGGGTTGTTGAAGCATTCTCCGTGCTTCAATTCATGAAGGAAAATGTAAGTGATGTTTTGCGCTCATTTTGTTATCTTGAGCTGCATCATATTACTTCTCTTAAACCGCTGGTCATCTATGCAATTGAATCTCATGAAAAGACTTCTTTATTTTGCCCATCAAATTTCAGGATTTTAAGCCTGACGTTATTACATACACAACACTAATGAAAGCTCTAATCCGTGTAGAGCAGTTCGACAAGGTAAGCACAAACTCCTTCAAAATGTTCTTTACTGCAATGCTGGTATAGATAGCTTTGATCGAAATGTTATCTGCTCATTATGCTGGCAATGCTGCGCTACTTACAATTGTTCTAACAAATTGTGTGTGATATGCTATTCTAACCTTCTCTTCTTAGATAAGTAGACCAGCATCATGGTTAATAAACTAGTTTATTTGATATTACCTGCAAGCCCTGGCAGTGAAAACCCGTGATCTGAAGTTGTGGACCTTGTGGTTTGTTAATAATGTAACAGGTTCCGGTCATCTACGAAGAAATGATTACATCAGGATGTGCCCCTGACCGCAAAGCTAGAGCAATGCTGCGTTCAGCTTTAAGATATATGAAACACACAAGGGTTGCATAGGCAATTTAGATACAAGTCactaatcattgatggaagcacaatGTCTCTGTTGATCTTGTTAAACTCGCAATGGAAGGTTGGTACTGAATTCCAGCATTTACCATTTTGCCTTATGTTGTAGATGATTTGCAGTTAATACCAAATCTTACTTTTGCTGACATTTCAATTGTTATATCTTCATCAGGTGAAGCTCCATCTGCCTGACAGATAGACTCTGCTTTTTAAGCTGAGATATATATGCAGTTGTCTTCGTAATTGTTTAGGAGAAGAAAGGCACATCTTGGTCAGCCGCCGGAAGGAAGGCTATGTACCAAAAGGAGAGGGGGACTTGAATACTTGATATAGGAAGCAGATACATAAAATCTCTGTCGGGACCTCAGACATTCATATTGAAATTTTTGGAACCAATATTGGCCCATAACTCTGATAGCAGTACAGTGCCGAGAGATGAATTGTAACGTGGAATTACATTTCCAGGCCAATTTCAAATTGTATTCAGATGTACATTTTTGTAGAGTTTGTGTAGGGCAATATTAAAAGATGAAAGGATGCCAGTTTCAGTGTGTCAAATTTACATactactccccccgttcctaaatatttgcctttttagagatttcaaatggactaccacatatggatgtatatagacatactttagagtgtagattcactcattttgctctgtatgcagtcacttgttgaaatatctagattggtgggtttctttttcttttttctctgcATGTACTTGCTCTATGCAATGTCGCTGTATTTGCTCTATGCAATTCAGGGCATGCGTTAGCGTGTGACCGGGGCACACACAGTTGTATGCACCCGCTTGGTGTTGACAATGTTACATACAGAAGTGACATTGAATTAGGAAGCTTGGCAGAATCCAAAACACGCGACTTCAGTACTTGCATAGATAGAAGTAGGACAGTTAAACATCAGGCATTGCAGTAGCAAATATCTTGGACAAAGCTAGTTTAATACTACAAGACTACTGATAAATCTGCCATAACTACTAAGCTTCAATTCCTGCCAATTTCCAACATCAACCAATCCTTCCTCATATCCATGGGAAGTGCCACAAGGGATTCAAACTTGCGGTCGCTGCTAGTGAGAATACAGTAGGCCCTCAGCAGATCACCCCGTCCTAAGTTTGGTATCTCTTGAAGTGCCGCAAAGATTTCCTTCGGAGATGCATTCGCTGGTTCCTCTCGAGGTTCATTTGGCTTCGTAGATATCCGAAATGAATTCTTGATATTCCCAGACATGCAAAAGAGTGCATCATCTGTTCTGAACCTCTTCCTCCTCGTGCTCTGTAGAGTGGGTTGCATTGATGTCGGCGTTCCACCCTGGTCTTGACTGCTAGGTTCAGATGCTGAAGGTGAATTTTGAATAAGCTCCCGGACATCTTCAGCACCCTTCAATGCCATTTCTTGGGCATTCTCAGCGCCTGCACTCTCATCTTCGCTTGTAGCATAATCTCTGGAGAATATTAGACTTATCGCATCCCAATTCTTGATAACTTTGTTTTTGTAGCACGCAGCTGCTTTGTTTTTCTGTAAAATAATCACCAAATGTGAACCATATATAAGCTAGAATCGTCGTATCCCAGTAAGAAACAATACGAACGAATTTGTATACCCCACCTGAATGTACGTTTTCCAAGCATCCTCATCGTGAATCACGATCATTTTCTTGTTTCGATCCCATCCAAACTCAGAACGGGCGAGCAACTTGCTGATGGTACTGCAATGCTTGTCAAAGGTCTTGCATCTCGACAGCACGTGATCCCTTGTGATCTCCACATTGCACTTCTCACGCACATTTTTCACAACGCCGAGTATGCATGTGGCTTCCATCCATTCGCTGTATGATTGCCATTGTTGTGATGCTcgacaagaacatcaaggagagccTGGTCCATTTTGTCTGTCCAAGTAAGGTAACCCCTGTGTTTCCTCTTCCCGTTGCTTGAATCCATCTGACCACAAGATCACACTTGCTAGATTCAGGAAACGCAAGGAGAAGTGTCAACCATGGACAGAGATTGGCTATAAGCTTTGGAGATACTCAAGATGAAAACAGAATTGATAAACATAGGTCACAAATCACTGTCTCATTACGTCTTTCTTCAACATTGAATCTTGGCAATGTTGGACTGATTTTGTGTTAAGCTACTAAGCTAGCAAAATGAGATCTGCAGCATAGAGCATACCTGATGACTCGCACCTTCCACGGTGTTGCTGTTTGGCTTCTTGATTTGTCCCTAGT
The window above is part of the Triticum aestivum cultivar Chinese Spring chromosome 2A, IWGSC CS RefSeq v2.1, whole genome shotgun sequence genome. Proteins encoded here:
- the LOC123188356 gene encoding pentatricopeptide repeat-containing protein CRP1, chloroplastic — translated: MPASLLPPTFLPHHRQRHRLRLPLPVPSCTTSSASVSVSAAGPASRYDFEPLLAYLSDPSTVASLTSPSPPPTVPAPERRLAASYSAVPSHEWHALLRGLAASDASLPLAFALLPFLQRHRLCFPLDLLLSSLIHSLSVSGRLLPHSLLLSFPPSLSDPPSPLLLNSLLAASAAASRPAIALRLLALIREHNFLPDLASYSHLLASLLNTRDPPDAALLERLLGDLRESRLEPDAPLFSDLISAFARAALPDAALELLASAQAIGLTPRSNAVTALISALGIAGRVPEAEALFLEFFLAGEIKPRTRAYNALLKGYVKIGSLKNAEHVLDEMSECGVAPDEATYSLLVDAYTRAGRWESARILLKEMEADGVKPSSYVFSRILAGFRDRGDWQKAFAVLREMHASGVQPDRHFYNVMIDTFGKYNCLGHAMDVFNRMRGEGIEPDVVTWNTLIDAHCKGGRHDRAMELFKEMRESNCPPGTTTYNIMINLLGEQERWVGVETMMSEMKEQGLVPNIITYTTLVDVYGRSGRYKEAIDCIEAMKADGLKPSPTMYHALVNAYAQRGLADHALNVVKAMRADGLEASTVVLNSLINAFGEDRRVVEAFSVLQFMKENDFKPDVITYTTLMKALIRVEQFDKVPVIYEEMITSGCAPDRKARAMLRSALRYMKHTRVA
- the LOC123188357 gene encoding uncharacterized protein, producing the protein MEATCILGVVKNVREKCNVEITRDHVLSRCKTFDKHCSTISKLLARSEFGWDRNKKMIVIHDEDAWKTYIQKNKAAACYKNKVIKNWDAISLIFSRDYATSEDESAGAENAQEMALKGAEDVRELIQNSPSASEPSSQDQGGTPTSMQPTLQSTRRKRFRTDDALFCMSGNIKNSFRISTKPNEPREEPANASPKEIFAALQEIPNLGRGDLLRAYCILTSSDRKFESLVALPMDMRKDWLMLEIGRN